The proteins below come from a single Halostagnicola larsenii XH-48 genomic window:
- a CDS encoding ATP-binding protein, whose protein sequence is MSRVGLAAKSGWGKSYNTQLWLEKNLPEQDYAAILDYKDEYRGLVDGVPPATDATDLCGWYIAGPNEVDLSPAQWAAILEDAGRVVIPRYRIDGDDWREVVGNVCAACRRLYENHPKAKILTAIDEAHIAAPQQQGFPEATSKAATTGRGEGLSSLWVTQRLSEMDETIIAQWDEQILGGFSSDADLGKISVDYPSEVHDTRSSYVSQLPDGIRVDGENLPVRKFTNDAGNTIGSEWIRSNDSGLIERVDTGDVPMASKHYGSQGQTLKSPYDTE, encoded by the coding sequence ATGTCTCGGGTCGGGCTCGCCGCGAAAAGCGGCTGGGGGAAGTCGTACAACACACAGCTATGGCTCGAGAAGAACCTTCCAGAGCAGGACTACGCGGCGATCCTCGACTACAAAGACGAATACCGTGGGCTCGTCGACGGCGTGCCCCCAGCGACCGACGCAACGGACCTGTGCGGCTGGTACATCGCCGGGCCGAATGAGGTCGACCTCTCGCCGGCACAGTGGGCGGCCATCCTCGAGGACGCTGGCCGAGTCGTGATCCCGCGCTACCGGATCGACGGGGACGACTGGCGGGAAGTCGTCGGCAACGTCTGTGCGGCCTGCCGTCGACTCTATGAGAACCACCCGAAGGCGAAGATCCTGACGGCGATCGACGAGGCGCACATCGCCGCGCCCCAACAACAGGGCTTCCCCGAAGCGACTTCGAAAGCTGCCACCACGGGCCGCGGGGAAGGCCTCTCGTCGCTCTGGGTGACGCAACGGCTCTCGGAGATGGATGAGACGATCATCGCCCAGTGGGACGAGCAGATCCTCGGCGGCTTCTCGAGCGACGCCGACCTCGGAAAGATCAGCGTCGATTACCCCTCAGAGGTCCACGACACGCGATCGAGTTACGTCAGCCAACTCCCTGACGGGATTCGCGTTGACGGCGAGAACCTACCAGTCCGGAAGTTTACGAACGACGCTGGCAACACGATCGGAAGCGAGTGGATTCGATCGAACGACTCCGGATTGATCGAGCGGGTCGACACGGGCGACGTACCGATGGCCTCGAAACACTATGGGTCGCAGGGCCAGACCCTCAAAAGCCCCTATGACACCGAATGA
- a CDS encoding site-specific integrase has protein sequence MRLKPYPHREGKRVWLGNDELESVIGQAKNTEQTIAFLLAGRCGLRRCEIVQVTPADVVDTPTGTHMRVWEDVAKQEHYREPPISDRLVTYIDAHTDAAGIGPADPIVDVADKTVYRWVQRAAERLQAESGDRGWSFLDVHDLRRTWGTNLLEQGVLPSVVMDWGGWDDWETFRHHYLGEFSPEAIRRERGKVNYLEGPVSSNSESNHKEIAPPGTTPT, from the coding sequence ATGAGACTCAAGCCGTACCCTCATCGTGAGGGCAAGCGAGTGTGGTTGGGCAATGACGAACTCGAGTCCGTGATCGGCCAAGCGAAGAACACTGAACAGACAATTGCGTTTTTACTGGCCGGGCGGTGTGGGCTGCGGCGTTGTGAGATCGTCCAAGTGACGCCCGCCGATGTTGTCGATACCCCGACTGGTACGCACATGCGAGTCTGGGAAGACGTTGCGAAACAGGAGCACTACCGTGAGCCTCCAATCTCCGATCGACTGGTGACGTATATCGACGCGCACACCGATGCCGCTGGTATTGGACCCGCTGATCCTATTGTCGATGTCGCAGACAAGACAGTGTATCGCTGGGTACAGCGAGCTGCCGAACGGCTTCAGGCTGAAAGTGGCGATCGTGGCTGGTCGTTCCTTGACGTTCACGACCTTCGTCGGACTTGGGGAACGAATTTGCTCGAGCAAGGTGTGCTGCCGTCGGTTGTGATGGATTGGGGCGGATGGGATGACTGGGAGACGTTTCGCCACCACTACCTTGGTGAATTCTCACCAGAAGCGATTCGGCGTGAACGCGGTAAGGTAAATTATCTTGAAGGGCCAGTAAGTAGTAATTCAGAATCGAATCATAAGGAGATAGCGCCACCAGGAACAACTCCTACCTAA
- a CDS encoding MjaI family restriction endonuclease: protein MANELHISKSERRRIAVGQDLEYPRYSTKIINLACHTAQATSRKSVGSLDEILEEFESEHPDATFEDWVAYYNERYNGKVKVQRSAKKTYEMVENMREAIDLITYDMVEQWVEDLILYKSYMGFDAREVILPKLGRELQMGSRLASPEEMSEGISGYLGDQPICLRSLKHDKGPAMYEDAGVPVVYYEETNSGGYRVEMKELSRTLDEFKSN, encoded by the coding sequence ATGGCTAATGAGCTACATATATCAAAAAGTGAACGGCGACGAATCGCAGTTGGTCAAGATCTCGAGTATCCCAGGTATTCAACGAAGATAATTAATCTTGCTTGTCACACTGCGCAGGCTACAAGTCGTAAATCAGTTGGATCATTAGACGAGATTCTTGAGGAATTCGAATCTGAACACCCTGATGCGACTTTTGAAGATTGGGTGGCTTACTATAACGAGCGGTATAATGGCAAGGTAAAGGTCCAGAGATCAGCGAAGAAAACCTACGAAATGGTCGAAAATATGCGCGAAGCTATTGACCTCATTACATACGACATGGTCGAGCAGTGGGTTGAAGATCTTATTCTATACAAGTCGTACATGGGATTTGATGCCCGCGAGGTGATTCTCCCAAAGCTCGGTCGCGAACTACAGATGGGATCGAGACTGGCAAGCCCCGAAGAGATGTCAGAAGGAATCAGCGGTTATCTTGGTGACCAGCCAATTTGCTTGAGATCATTAAAGCACGATAAAGGTCCAGCGATGTATGAAGATGCTGGTGTACCAGTAGTATACTATGAGGAAACAAATTCAGGTGGATACAGGGTTGAGATGAAAGAATTGAGTCGGACCTTAGACGAATTTAAATCTAATTAA